A part of Rhodamnia argentea isolate NSW1041297 chromosome 8, ASM2092103v1, whole genome shotgun sequence genomic DNA contains:
- the LOC115738231 gene encoding beta-glucosidase 12-like isoform X2, whose product MMCLQGYMLLTSLMVVALGWVSESGATTTPIHGTALLNRSSFPRGFLFGTASASYQYEGAANEGGRWPSIWDTYTHKYPGKIDDGSNGDVAVDSYHRYKEDVGIMKEMGLDAYRFSISWSRILPKGKLSGGVNMEGINYYNNLINELLAQGIRPFVTLFHWDLPQTLEDEYDGFLSPHIVDDFQDYVGVCFEEFGDRVKHWITLNEPFSYSVGGYAIGLTAPGRCSKWQRLNCTGGDSGIEPYLVSHNLLLAHAAAVKLYRDKYQESQKGKIGITLVSPWILPYSDAKHHKNAASRALDFILGWYLDPLSRGDYPHSMRSLVGERLPKFSLLQSAMLKGSIDFLGLNYYTANYAAYSPHMIGPSPSYLTDAHTNLSTMRNGIPIGPKAASDWLYVYPKGIRRLLLYVKKKYNDPLIYITENGMV is encoded by the exons ATGATGTGTCTTCAAGGGTATATGCTCCTGACAAGCTTGATGGTGGTTGCGTTGGGTTGGGTGAGCGAGAGTGGAGCCACGACAACACCCATCCATGGCACAGCTTTGCTCAACAGAAGCAGCTTCCCACGTGGTTTCCTCTTTGGCACTGCCTCTGCCTCTTATCAG TATGAAGGTGCAGCAAATGAAGGGGGTAGATGGCCAAGTATATGGGACACTTACACTCACAAATacccag GTAAAATTGATGATGGAAGCAATGGAGATGTTGCGGTTGACTCGTACCACCGATACAAG GAAGACGTTGGAATCATGAAGGAAATGGGCTTAGATGCTTACAGATTCTCCATCTCCTGGTCCAGAATTTTGCCGA AAGGAAAGCTGAGTGGGGGTGTGAACATGGAAGGTATCAACTACTACAACAACCTAATTAATGAGCTACTAGCACAAG GTATTCGACCCTTTGTGACCTTATTCCATTGGGACCTTCCCCAAACCTTAGAAGATGAGTACGACGGTTTCTTGAGTCCTCACATCGT GGATGACTTCCAAGATTACGTGGGTGTGTGCTTCGAGGAATTTGGCGATAGAGTGAAGCACTGGATAACGCTCAACGAGCCATTCAGTTATAGCGTAGGAGGCTATGCCATTGGATTGACCGCACCTGGTCGATGCTCTAAGTGGCAAAGGTTGAATTGCACGGGCGGTGATTCTGGGATCGAGCCATACTTGGTGTCTCATAACCTGCTTCTTGCTCATGCTGCGGCGGTTAAGTTGTACAGGGATAAGTATCAG GAAtctcaaaaagggaaaatagggATAACGTTAGTGTCTCCATGGATATTGCCTTACTCAGATGCCAAACACCACAAGAACGCTGCATCAAGAGCCCTAGATTTCATTCTTGGATG GTACTTGGACCCATTATCTCGTGGAGACTATCCACATTCTATGCGCTCTCTTGTTGGAGAGAGACTTCCCAAGTTCTCGCTACTGCAATCGGCCATGTTGAAAGGCTCGATCGACTTTCTCGGATTGAACTATTACACCGCAAACTATGCCGCCTACTCTCCGCACATGATAGGCCCAAGTCCAAGCTACTTAACAGATGCCCATACCAATCTTTCGA CTATGAGGAATGGCATCCCAATTGGTCCAAAG GCTGCGTCGGATTGGTTGTACGTGTATCCTAAAGGAATACGACGTCTTCTGTTGTACGTgaagaagaaatacaacgaCCCTCTCATTTACATCACGGAAAACG